A genomic segment from Gadus morhua chromosome 4, gadMor3.0, whole genome shotgun sequence encodes:
- the LOC115541280 gene encoding uncharacterized protein LOC115541280: MLQSSEVPNSSWCEMEGLKRSIGLLRRNDLHLSTLITDRHRQVAKWVREELCPEGTQHYFDVWHIGKSLGKALDTASKDRQCEQLQLWRPAIVNHLYWTAASTPDGNPGVMEAKWRSLVNHIQDIHDHDTPAFSSCAHAPLEGDQRDKEWLEPGSMAAVKLEGIITRTSLLKDVRQLSPQHQTYSLEAFHSLILHFAPKHTGFSYQGMYSRLLLAALHYNHNANRETARRSDGLERYSVRYPRFRKGAWVVVPIKEKASYGYATSLIEALRESYMDSPKALQEVSANLSACAPAPIAKSFEQIPKEEAVSLYLAQQSRYKKLN, from the exons ATGTTGCAGAGCTCAGAGGTCCCCAACAGCTCTTGGTGTGAGATGGAGGGGCTCAAGCGCAGCATTGGCTTGCTGAGGCGGAACGACCTGCATTTGTCAACCCTCATCACAGACAGACATCGCCAG GTTGCCAAATGGGTGAGAGAAGAGCTGTGCCCTGAAGGGACACAGCATTATTTTGATGTCTGGCACATTGGGAAAA GTCTGGGGAAGGCCTTGGATACAGCCTCAAAAGACAGACAGTGTGAACAACTACAGTTGTGGAGGCCAGCCATAGTAAACCACCTGTACTGGACTGCAGCCTCAACCCCTGATGGCAATCCAGGAGTGATGGAGGCCAAATGGAGAAGCTTGGTGAATCACATTCAGGACATCCACGACCATGACACCCCTGCCTTCTCCAGTTGCGCTCATGCCCCTCTGGAGGGGGATCAACGAGATAAAGAGTGGCTGGAACCAG GCTCAATGGCAGCAGTAAAACTGGAGGGTATCATCACAAGGACATCCTTACTGAAGGATGTTCGACAGCTGTCTCCGCAGCACCAGACTTACTCCCTTGAAGCCTTCCACTCCCTGATCCTGCACTTCGCACCCAAGCACACTGGGTTTTCATACCAGGGCATGTATAGCAG GCTTCTCTTAGCGGCGCTGCATTACAACCATAATGCGAACAGAGAGACCGCACGAAGAAGCGATGGTTTGGAGAGGTATAGCGTGCGATATCCACGTTTCAGAAAAGGTGCCTGGGTAGTTGTGCCCATCAAAGAGAAGGCCTCATACG GTTATGCAACGTCATTAATCGAGGCTCTTCGGGAGAGCTACATGGATTCACCCAAGGCTCTTCAAGAGGTTAGCGCCAATTTGTCAGCCTGTGCACCCGCCCCCATCGCCAAATCCTTCGAACAAATTCCCAAGGAGGAGGCCGTCAGCCTCTATCTAGCCCAGCAGTCACGCTACAAAAAATTGAATTAG